DNA sequence from the Novosphingobium sp. KACC 22771 genome:
TTCGCGCGCGCTCCACATGCCCGCGCCATCGGCGTTGGCCTGGCTTTTCAGGCGGCCATAGACCCGCACCGCCGCCGGTTGCGCGCGCAGAACCGTGCGCACGGCCTCAACCCGGCCCGCATCAATGGCATGGGGCGCAAATTTGCGGTCGAACAGGGCTTTGGTGTGGCGCATCAATTCGCCCGCCTGACTTTCGCCCCCGCTGCCCGCGCGCGCGATCCATGCCGGTTGCACCCATGCCACCACATGCTCGCCCTGCGCCGGACCCTGACCGCCCAGAATGAGATAGGCCTTGAGATCATCATAGAGCGCGGAAGGATTGGCATTGTCCGAGGCCATCCGCTGTTCGGCAAGGCCCACCAACAGGGGCGTCAGCCGCCTTTGCAGATCGCGTCCGTAAATGCCGCCAAGTTCCGAGGACAGCCGCCCGCCTTGCCCCAGCCCGAGGCCGAAATCGCTGGCGCTTTCCAGTCTGGCCACCGCATCGCCCAGCACGCCCAGCGCGGCAATGTCCTGATCCACCCCTGTGCCCGAGGCGCGCACATTGCCATAGGCCCCCGCCGTGGCGATCACCCCGTCGATCAGCGCCAGATTGCGGAAATAGCCCCATGTCCACACGCCGCAGCACACCACCAGCGCCGCCACCGCCGCCGCGACCGAGAGCGTATAGCGCCGCGCCGCCTTCTTTTCGGCCAGAGGGTTGCGCCCGGCCATACCCTGTTCGGGGATCAGCAGGTCGGAGAAAAAGCGCTTGAGGAAATAGCTGCGCCCGGTGCCGACCGAATAGGCCGAATGGGTCGCGGGCGCGCCGACGCTGAGCAGAATGCGGTCGATGGGATTGCCCGATTGCACCGAGGAGGCCAGATAGACGCCGCGCACGCGGGCGGGTTCATCAAACCGGCTCTTTTGCCCCAGACTGTCGAGCAGCCGCGCAATCGGCGCTTCCAGCGAGGCCAGTTGCGCGGGAAAGGCCGCAATCTGGGCGCGCAGATGCATCTGCGGCTCGTTCTGCATCCGCTCGACCACGCGAGAGGCGATCGAGGTGACCAACCCCTTGAACCCGGCCAGCACCGAGGCGCTGTCGGGCGTGTCGCTGGTGGCGGTGGCGCCAAACACCTGTTCGGCCTCGCTGTCGGTGCTGGTGCGGAAATATTCGCGGAAACCGGCCAGCAGGTCGGCCTTGGTAATCAGCACATAGACCGGCAGATTCTGCCCCAACTCCTTGCCGATTTCGGCCAGACGCGCGCGGATATGGCGCGCGTGTTCGGTCATCTTGGCCGCATCGACGAAATCGGGCGCCGGGATTGCCACGATCACCCCATTCAGGGGCTGCAGCGGGCGATATTGCTGCAACAATTCAAGAAAGCTCTTCCACCCGGCGGCGTCCTCGCTGGCATCGTCATCCTGCGTGACATAGCGCCCGGCGGTGTCGATCAGCACGGCCTCATCGGTGAACCACCAGTCGCAATTGGGCGTCTTGGGCTGGCCGCGCAGCGCGCGATATTCGCCCGCCACCGCCGTCGGAAATTCCAGCCCGCAATTGAGCAGCGCCGTCGTCTTGCCAGCGCCCGATGGGCCGATGATCGCATACCATGGCAATTGATAGGCATAGGCCTGACGCGAGCCGACCCGCGTGGCTTTGAGCATATCGAGCGCCTCGCTCAGCTTGGCGCTGATCTCGCTGCGGTCGGCGGCGCCCGGATCGGGCTTGAGCGCCTCCATCATCTGGGCGTTCTTCGCCTTTTCGCGCCGCCCGGCCAGCGCCCAGAGCGCGCCCACCACGATGATCGGCAGCAGCGCAAAGACCAGCGTCACCACCCACCAGCCAAACGGCCGCCATCCGCCAATCGCGATCAGCGGCCCCACGAACCAGATCAGCAGGCCCAGCGCCAGCGCGCCCACCACCCGCCAGAACCAGAGATTGCGCAGCATTGCCTTCATCGCTCTCACCCCTGTTTCAGCGCCAGTTGACGTTGTTCTCGACGCGCATTTCCACGCGGCGGTTGTGGGTGCGGCCTTCGGGGGTCGCATTGTCGCCGATGGGCTGGGTCGCGCCGAAACCGGCGATTTTCAGCCGCCCCGGATCGCTCAGCCCGGCCTGTCGGATCGCGCTGGCCACCGATGTTGCGCGCGCCTCGGACAATTCCTGATTGGATGGGAATTGCAGCGAATGGATCGCCTGATCGTCGG
Encoded proteins:
- the tssM gene encoding type VI secretion system membrane subunit TssM, which translates into the protein MKAMLRNLWFWRVVGALALGLLIWFVGPLIAIGGWRPFGWWVVTLVFALLPIIVVGALWALAGRREKAKNAQMMEALKPDPGAADRSEISAKLSEALDMLKATRVGSRQAYAYQLPWYAIIGPSGAGKTTALLNCGLEFPTAVAGEYRALRGQPKTPNCDWWFTDEAVLIDTAGRYVTQDDDASEDAAGWKSFLELLQQYRPLQPLNGVIVAIPAPDFVDAAKMTEHARHIRARLAEIGKELGQNLPVYVLITKADLLAGFREYFRTSTDSEAEQVFGATATSDTPDSASVLAGFKGLVTSIASRVVERMQNEPQMHLRAQIAAFPAQLASLEAPIARLLDSLGQKSRFDEPARVRGVYLASSVQSGNPIDRILLSVGAPATHSAYSVGTGRSYFLKRFFSDLLIPEQGMAGRNPLAEKKAARRYTLSVAAAVAALVVCCGVWTWGYFRNLALIDGVIATAGAYGNVRASGTGVDQDIAALGVLGDAVARLESASDFGLGLGQGGRLSSELGGIYGRDLQRRLTPLLVGLAEQRMASDNANPSALYDDLKAYLILGGQGPAQGEHVVAWVQPAWIARAGSGGESQAGELMRHTKALFDRKFAPHAIDAGRVEAVRTVLRAQPAAVRVYGRLKSQANADGAGMWSARENAGPRPEVFFDMSGAFATGAGVPTLFTRAGYDKVFLPIVAKGGSLLEEEKWVVGDAGSRSLSPAELASLHSDLEKLYFAEFLDRWQSYLGTIKPRPVNGLGDNVQRLRDGGGPLSPIKPLLVAIAKATDMSGGVAAAAGGRLAQAAAGLGGGAGAVALGGASGMGNGSGRQAVIDAFTPLRMFVGKGEGAPVDAWLQGMGQLADKLNVIAVLPGGGGETGSQQSMEAKAAILQLDQTGNSMPAPAGLWAKAVASDANVSLGGARLAQMGAAMSGSFGETCATGLVRSYPVSPGSSIDLAVADFTRFFSPQGLFANFVNTQLGGYLDKTPPTWTPKSNASEIGLTQATVSAMQAADTIARTFFGSDPTMPHLSYQIEPVALSGADSVTLQIDGQTLRYDGKVAVPTSFDWPGGGGASASFATPGGAPAQRTWNGPWAAFRLFKVAAIKAGASPAIGEGSLAQGGARFDFRVRTMNGSNPFVLDPFVKVRCPTTATGPAQPGLPG